From the Caballeronia sp. NK8 genome, one window contains:
- a CDS encoding lipoprotein-releasing ABC transporter permease subunit, translating to MKLPYEWQIGWRYTRASKRTTGNGFISFIALVSMAGIALGVAALIVVLSVMNGFQKEVRDRMLSVLAHVEIFSPTGSMPNWQLTAQEARRNPEVTGAAPYVEAQALLTRQGAVSGVALRGVEPSLEPEVSDIGKEMRAGKLADLRPGEFGIVLGKDLAANLGVMDGDKITLVAPEGTITPAGMMPRLKQFTVVGIFESGHYEYDSTLALISIRDAEALFRLPAPTGVRLRLKDMQRAPEVARQLARTLSGDLYIRDWTQQNKTWFSAVQIEKRMMFIILTLIIAVAAFNLVSSLVMTVTDKQADIAILRTLGAQPGSIMKIFVVQGVTIGFIGTALGVSLGCLIAWSIPWLVPMIEHLFNVQFLPSSVYFISELPSELVPGDVAKIGIIAFVLSSLATLYPSWRGAKVRPAEALRYE from the coding sequence TTGAAACTTCCGTACGAATGGCAGATAGGCTGGCGCTACACGCGCGCCAGCAAACGCACCACAGGCAACGGCTTCATCTCCTTCATCGCGCTCGTGTCGATGGCGGGCATCGCGCTCGGCGTCGCCGCGCTGATCGTCGTGCTGTCGGTCATGAACGGCTTCCAGAAGGAAGTGCGCGACCGGATGCTGTCGGTCCTCGCGCACGTCGAAATCTTTTCGCCGACCGGCTCCATGCCCAACTGGCAACTGACGGCGCAGGAAGCGCGCCGCAATCCGGAAGTGACCGGCGCCGCGCCCTATGTCGAAGCGCAGGCGCTGCTCACGCGCCAGGGCGCGGTGAGCGGCGTCGCATTGCGCGGTGTGGAGCCGTCGCTGGAGCCGGAAGTGTCGGATATCGGCAAGGAAATGCGCGCTGGCAAGCTCGCGGATCTCAGGCCAGGCGAATTCGGCATCGTGCTGGGCAAGGATCTGGCGGCCAATCTCGGCGTGATGGACGGCGACAAGATCACCCTCGTCGCGCCCGAAGGCACCATCACGCCGGCGGGGATGATGCCGCGTCTCAAGCAATTCACCGTGGTCGGCATCTTCGAGTCCGGGCACTACGAATACGATTCGACGCTCGCGCTCATTTCGATCCGCGACGCCGAGGCGCTCTTCCGCCTGCCCGCGCCTACCGGCGTGCGGCTGCGACTGAAAGACATGCAGCGCGCGCCCGAAGTCGCGCGCCAGCTCGCGCGCACGCTTTCGGGCGATCTCTATATCCGCGACTGGACGCAGCAGAACAAGACCTGGTTCTCCGCCGTGCAGATCGAAAAGCGCATGATGTTCATCATCCTCACGCTGATCATCGCGGTCGCGGCGTTCAATCTCGTGTCCTCGCTCGTCATGACCGTCACCGACAAGCAGGCCGATATCGCGATCCTGCGCACGCTCGGCGCGCAGCCCGGCTCGATCATGAAGATCTTCGTCGTGCAGGGCGTGACGATCGGCTTCATCGGCACCGCGCTCGGCGTGTCGCTCGGCTGTCTCATCGCGTGGAGCATTCCGTGGCTCGTGCCGATGATCGAGCATCTGTTCAACGTGCAGTTCCTGCCGTCTTCGGTGTATTTCATCAGCGAACTGCCGTCGGAGCTGGTGCCGGGCGATGTCGCGAAGATCGGCATCATCGCGTTCGTGTTGTCGTCGCTCGCAACGCTCTATCCGAGCTGGCGCGGCGCGAAGGTTCGTCCGGCGGAGGCGCTGCGCTATGAGTGA
- a CDS encoding regulator: MPSIMPVQHLHLLLPFALPSAADAATALHGLESAALDKLLARATLEERIVGEDFQRTLPHERWIARRFNAVTPTDQRYADDAPLAPFMLLADGGTPGDAMWACIEPVHVRIAHDHLVLIDPDTLGVHTEEARALLQTARPVIEDLGVTLQAPTPLRWYVSGDALGALAGASPLRATGRNIEIWLPHEARTGERSRAWMKLQNEVQMAWFEHPLNLERESRGLPAINSIWLHGQGALRPVQSPFARVMSDAAATRGLALAAGVKPSMPPESFASLPSDGVQGTTLVELNPFSAPFIELDWARWNASLKELESAWFAPALRALTDGSLGRLSLTLCGDTGSVTLSVTRADLRKFWRRRPIAALFIE, encoded by the coding sequence ATGCCGAGCATCATGCCCGTTCAACATCTCCATCTCCTGTTGCCGTTCGCCCTGCCCTCGGCCGCGGACGCCGCCACCGCCCTGCACGGACTGGAGAGCGCGGCGCTCGATAAGCTGCTCGCCCGCGCCACGCTCGAAGAGCGCATCGTCGGCGAGGATTTTCAGCGCACGCTGCCGCACGAACGCTGGATCGCGCGGCGCTTCAACGCCGTCACGCCCACCGACCAGCGTTACGCCGACGACGCCCCGCTCGCGCCCTTCATGCTGCTCGCCGATGGCGGCACGCCCGGCGATGCGATGTGGGCCTGCATCGAGCCGGTGCACGTGCGGATCGCGCACGATCATCTGGTGCTGATCGACCCCGACACGCTCGGCGTGCATACCGAGGAAGCGCGCGCGCTGCTGCAGACCGCACGGCCGGTGATCGAAGACCTCGGCGTGACGCTGCAAGCGCCGACGCCGCTGCGCTGGTACGTATCCGGCGACGCGCTGGGCGCGCTCGCGGGCGCATCGCCGCTGCGCGCGACGGGCCGCAACATCGAAATCTGGCTGCCGCACGAGGCCCGCACCGGCGAACGCTCGCGCGCGTGGATGAAGCTGCAGAACGAAGTGCAGATGGCCTGGTTCGAGCATCCGCTGAACCTCGAGCGCGAATCGCGCGGGCTGCCCGCGATCAATTCGATCTGGCTGCACGGACAAGGCGCGCTGCGGCCCGTGCAAAGCCCGTTTGCGCGCGTGATGTCGGACGCCGCCGCGACGCGCGGTCTTGCGCTCGCGGCGGGCGTGAAACCGTCGATGCCGCCGGAGTCGTTCGCATCGCTGCCCAGCGACGGCGTGCAAGGTACGACGCTCGTCGAGCTGAATCCTTTCTCCGCGCCGTTCATCGAACTGGATTGGGCGCGCTGGAACGCATCGCTCAAGGAACTCGAAAGCGCGTGGTTCGCCCCCGCGTTGCGCGCGCTCACCGATGGCTCGCTCGGCCGCCTGAGCCTCACGCTCTGCGGCGACACCGGCTCGGTCACGCTCTCGGTCACGCGCGCGGATCTGCGCAAGTTCTGGCGGCGCCGTCCGATCGCGGCGCTCTTCATCGAATAA
- the recJ gene encoding single-stranded-DNA-specific exonuclease RecJ, which produces MTRIVTRAPSPADAEALMRHGLHPVIARLYAARGVTSPDDVETEFKRLHAPAGLKGCDDAAAVLADALAAGKRMLVVADYDCDGATACAVAVRGLRMFGAHIDYLVPNRFEYGYGLTPEIVELAARSKTGLPELLITVDNGIASVDGVAAANALGIDVLVTDHHLPGDELPAARAIVNPNQPGCAFPSKCIAGVGVMFYVLLALRAELRRRGAYSDGTPEPRLDGLLDLVALGTVADVVKLDCNNRILVAQGLKRIRSGRMQPGIAALFRAAGRDARAASGFDLGFALGPRLNAAGRLSDMSLGIECLTTDDVGRAWELAQQLDSMNRERREIEAGMQQQALAELQTIDPGERATLTLYDASWHQGVIGIVAGRLKERFHRPSFTFAHADDSGMLCKGSGRSIPGFHLRDAVDLISKREPGLIHKFGGHAMAAGLTMSTADIPRFTAAFEAIGREWLTAEALSRTVETDGELEDAYFTPQFVEMLDAAVWGQGFPAPTFSGEFEVASQALVKEKHLKLSLLRGRQRFNAIWFNHVDPLPPRATVAYRLVSDSWNGVARVQLIVEHAG; this is translated from the coding sequence ATGACGCGAATCGTTACGCGCGCCCCCTCTCCCGCCGACGCCGAAGCGCTGATGCGCCACGGCCTGCATCCCGTCATCGCGCGCCTGTACGCGGCGCGCGGCGTCACGTCGCCCGATGACGTCGAAACCGAGTTCAAACGCCTGCACGCGCCCGCCGGCCTGAAAGGGTGCGACGACGCCGCCGCCGTGCTCGCCGATGCGCTCGCGGCAGGCAAGCGCATGCTAGTCGTCGCGGATTACGACTGCGACGGCGCAACCGCCTGCGCGGTGGCCGTGCGCGGGCTGCGCATGTTCGGCGCGCACATCGACTATCTGGTGCCGAACCGCTTCGAATACGGCTACGGGCTCACGCCTGAAATCGTCGAGCTGGCCGCGCGTTCGAAGACCGGCCTGCCCGAACTGCTCATCACGGTCGATAACGGCATCGCCAGCGTCGACGGCGTTGCTGCGGCGAACGCGCTCGGCATCGACGTGCTCGTCACCGATCATCACCTGCCCGGCGACGAACTGCCCGCCGCGCGCGCGATCGTCAATCCGAACCAGCCGGGCTGCGCGTTTCCGAGCAAGTGCATCGCGGGCGTGGGCGTCATGTTTTATGTGCTGCTGGCGCTGCGCGCGGAGTTGCGCCGCCGCGGCGCTTATTCCGATGGCACGCCCGAGCCGCGTCTGGACGGCCTGCTCGATCTCGTCGCGCTCGGCACCGTCGCCGATGTCGTGAAGCTCGATTGCAACAACCGCATTCTGGTCGCGCAGGGTTTGAAGCGGATTCGCTCGGGGCGCATGCAGCCGGGCATCGCCGCGCTCTTTCGCGCCGCCGGGCGCGACGCGCGCGCGGCGTCGGGCTTCGATCTCGGCTTCGCGCTCGGCCCGCGTCTGAACGCGGCGGGACGGCTGTCGGACATGTCGCTCGGCATCGAATGCCTGACCACCGACGACGTCGGCCGCGCGTGGGAACTCGCGCAACAGCTCGATTCGATGAACCGCGAGCGACGCGAAATCGAAGCCGGGATGCAGCAGCAGGCGCTCGCCGAACTGCAGACGATCGATCCGGGCGAGCGCGCGACGCTCACGCTCTACGACGCGAGCTGGCATCAGGGCGTGATCGGAATCGTCGCGGGGCGGCTGAAGGAGCGGTTTCATCGGCCGTCGTTCACCTTCGCCCATGCCGACGACAGCGGTATGCTCTGCAAGGGCTCCGGCCGCTCGATTCCCGGTTTTCATCTGCGCGATGCCGTCGATCTGATCAGCAAGCGCGAGCCCGGCCTCATCCACAAGTTCGGCGGCCACGCGATGGCCGCGGGCCTGACGATGTCCACCGCCGACATTCCGCGCTTCACCGCCGCGTTCGAGGCGATCGGACGCGAATGGCTGACGGCGGAGGCGCTGTCGCGCACCGTCGAAACCGATGGCGAACTGGAAGACGCCTACTTCACGCCGCAATTCGTCGAAATGCTCGACGCGGCGGTCTGGGGACAAGGCTTTCCCGCGCCGACGTTTTCCGGCGAGTTCGAAGTCGCGTCGCAGGCGCTTGTGAAGGAGAAGCATCTGAAGCTGTCGCTGTTGCGCGGGCGTCAGCGTTTCAACGCGATCTGGTTCAACCACGTCGATCCGCTGCCGCCGCGCGCAACCGTCGCGTACCGGCTCGTCAGCGATTCGTGGAACGGCGTCGCGCGGGTGCAACTGATCGTCGAGCACGCGGGCTGA
- the prfB gene encoding peptide chain release factor 2 (programmed frameshift), producing the protein MEAERLNAIESLLADLRRRAGELRGYLDYDAKSARLAEVNKELEDPNVWNDSKNAQALGREKKLLDGVVTTISALDNDLRDASDLFEMAHEENDEDTLVACESDADALRVRVEDMEFRRMFSNPADPNNCFIDIQAGAGGTEACDWASMLLRQYLRYCERKGFKTEVLEESEGDVAGIKSATIKVEGEYAYGYLRTETGIHRLVRKSPFDSSGGRHTSFSSVFVYPEIDDSIEIEINPADIRTDTYRASGAGGQHINKTDSAVRLTHAPTGIVVQCQNDRSQHRNRAEAMQMLKARLYEFEMRKRQAEQDKLESSKTDVGWGHQIRSYVLDQSRVKDLRTNVEMSNTRAVLDGDLDDFIGASLKQGV; encoded by the exons ATGGAAGCGGAACGTCTCAACGCGATCGAAAGCCTTCTGGCCGACCTGCGCCGCCGCGCGGGCGAGCTACGGGGGTATCTT GACTACGACGCCAAGTCCGCGCGTCTAGCCGAAGTCAACAAGGAACTCGAAGACCCGAACGTCTGGAACGACTCGAAGAACGCCCAGGCGCTCGGTCGTGAAAAGAAGCTGCTCGACGGCGTGGTCACGACCATCAGCGCGCTCGACAACGATCTGCGCGACGCCAGCGACCTCTTCGAGATGGCGCACGAGGAAAACGACGAGGACACGCTCGTCGCGTGCGAATCCGACGCCGATGCGTTGCGCGTTCGCGTCGAGGACATGGAATTCCGCCGGATGTTCTCGAACCCGGCCGATCCGAACAACTGCTTCATCGACATTCAGGCGGGCGCGGGCGGCACCGAGGCGTGCGACTGGGCGTCCATGCTGCTGCGCCAATATCTGCGCTACTGCGAGCGCAAGGGCTTCAAGACCGAAGTCCTCGAAGAATCCGAAGGCGACGTCGCCGGCATCAAGAGCGCGACCATCAAGGTCGAAGGCGAATACGCGTACGGCTATCTGCGCACCGAAACCGGCATTCACCGGCTCGTGCGCAAGTCTCCGTTCGATTCGTCGGGCGGCCGGCATACGTCGTTCTCGTCGGTGTTCGTGTATCCGGAAATCGACGATTCGATCGAGATCGAAATCAATCCCGCCGATATCCGCACGGACACGTATCGCGCATCGGGCGCGGGCGGCCAGCACATCAACAAGACCGACTCGGCGGTGCGTCTCACGCACGCGCCCACCGGCATCGTCGTGCAGTGCCAGAACGACCGCTCGCAGCACCGCAACCGCGCGGAAGCCATGCAGATGCTGAAGGCGCGTCTCTACGAATTCGAGATGCGCAAGCGCCAGGCCGAACAGGACAAGCTCGAATCGAGCAAGACCGACGTGGGCTGGGGTCATCAGATTCGCTCCTACGTGCTCGACCAGAGCCGCGTGAAGGATCTGCGCACCAACGTGGAAATGAGCAACACGCGCGCCGTGCTCGACGGCGACCTCGACGACTTCATCGGCGCGAGCCTGAAACAAGGCGTTTAA
- the lysS gene encoding lysine--tRNA ligase, with protein sequence MTEPTQPGVAPELEENQIIAERRDKLRALREQGVAYPNDFRPTHQAAALQGEYADTDKDALEANPLPVAIAGRMMLKRVMGKASFATVQDGSGQIQFFVTPADVGAETYDAFKKWDLGDIIAAKGVLFRTNKGELSVRCTELRLLSKALRPLPDKFHGLADQETRYRQRYVDLIVTPESRKTFMARTKAVTSIRNFMSQASFMEVETPMLHPIPGGAAAKPFTTHHNALDMQMFLRIAPELYLKRLIVGGFERVFEINRNFRNEGVSPRHNPEFTMMEFYAAYTDYRWLMDFTEQLIRQAAVDALGTATITYQGRELDLSKPFHRLTINQAIQKYAPQYTDAQLSDAAFLRTELKKFGVDTTQPAFLNAGVGSLQLALFEETAESQLWEPTYIVDYPIEVSPLARASDSVSGITERFELFITGREIANGFSELNDPEDQAARFQKQVDQKDAGDEEAMFFDADYIRALEYGMPPTGGCGIGIDRLVMLLTDSPSIRDVILFPHLRRED encoded by the coding sequence ATGACCGAACCGACTCAACCGGGCGTCGCTCCCGAACTGGAAGAGAACCAGATCATCGCCGAGCGGCGTGACAAGCTGCGCGCGCTGCGCGAGCAAGGCGTCGCCTATCCGAACGATTTCCGCCCGACGCATCAGGCCGCGGCGCTGCAAGGCGAATACGCCGACACGGACAAGGACGCGCTCGAAGCGAATCCCCTGCCCGTCGCGATCGCCGGCCGGATGATGCTCAAGCGCGTGATGGGCAAGGCCAGCTTCGCGACGGTTCAGGACGGCAGCGGCCAGATCCAGTTCTTCGTGACGCCCGCCGATGTCGGCGCCGAAACCTACGACGCCTTCAAGAAGTGGGATCTGGGCGACATCATCGCCGCGAAGGGCGTGCTGTTCCGTACCAACAAGGGCGAACTGTCGGTGCGTTGCACGGAATTGCGCCTGCTCTCGAAGGCGCTGCGCCCGCTGCCGGACAAGTTCCACGGCCTCGCCGATCAGGAAACGCGCTATCGCCAGCGCTACGTCGATCTGATCGTCACGCCGGAATCGCGCAAGACCTTTATGGCGCGCACCAAGGCCGTCACGTCGATCCGCAATTTCATGTCGCAGGCGAGCTTCATGGAAGTCGAAACGCCGATGCTGCACCCGATTCCGGGCGGCGCGGCGGCGAAGCCTTTCACGACGCATCACAACGCGCTCGACATGCAGATGTTCCTGCGTATCGCGCCCGAGCTGTATCTGAAGCGGCTGATCGTCGGCGGCTTCGAGCGTGTGTTCGAGATCAACCGTAACTTCCGGAACGAAGGCGTGTCGCCGCGTCACAATCCGGAATTCACGATGATGGAGTTCTACGCCGCGTACACCGATTACCGCTGGCTGATGGACTTCACCGAGCAACTGATCCGCCAGGCCGCCGTCGATGCGCTCGGCACCGCGACCATCACGTATCAGGGCCGCGAACTCGATTTGAGCAAACCGTTCCATCGGCTGACGATCAATCAGGCGATCCAGAAGTACGCGCCGCAGTACACCGACGCGCAGTTGTCGGACGCCGCGTTCCTGCGCACGGAACTGAAGAAGTTCGGCGTCGATACGACGCAGCCCGCTTTCCTCAACGCGGGTGTGGGTTCGCTGCAACTCGCGCTGTTCGAGGAGACGGCGGAATCGCAACTGTGGGAGCCGACGTATATCGTCGATTACCCGATCGAAGTGTCGCCGCTCGCGCGTGCGTCGGATTCGGTGTCGGGCATCACTGAGCGTTTCGAGCTGTTCATCACGGGACGCGAGATCGCCAACGGCTTCTCGGAGCTGAACGACCCTGAAGATCAGGCCGCGCGCTTCCAGAAGCAGGTCGATCAGAAAGACGCCGGCGACGAAGAAGCGATGTTCTTCGATGCCGACTACATCCGCGCGCTCGAGTACGGCATGCCGCCGACGGGTGGCTGCGGGATCGGTATCGACCGTCTGGTGATGTTGCTCACCGACAGCCCGAGCATCCGTGATGTGATTCTGTTTCCGCATCTGCGCCGGGAAGACTGA
- a CDS encoding glycine zipper 2TM domain-containing protein: MDNGTSKLSTSPAPGGGAQPQQRRLHPLVATAAGAVIVASLVATAAMTGLFPKASSNGAQNPQTQTAAVAQQPVVDSAAPSPAQPSAAQQQAAAQQQAAQQQAAQQAAAQQQAAQQAAAQQQAQQAPAQPQPAQPSYAQQPAQHPAYCSTCGTVESISAVKQEGHGTGIGAVGGAVAGGVVGNQFGRGGGRTAMTLLGALGGGLAGNSVEKHLRSETDYSVHVRMENGKTRTFTYKNPPPFAQGQRVHIQNGTLVAG, from the coding sequence ATGGATAACGGAACCAGCAAACTCAGCACGTCGCCCGCTCCCGGCGGCGGCGCTCAGCCGCAGCAGCGGCGCCTGCATCCGCTCGTCGCGACGGCGGCGGGCGCGGTCATCGTCGCGAGCCTCGTCGCCACCGCGGCGATGACGGGACTGTTCCCGAAAGCGTCGAGCAACGGCGCGCAGAATCCGCAGACGCAGACGGCGGCTGTTGCGCAGCAGCCAGTGGTGGATTCCGCCGCGCCGAGTCCGGCGCAGCCGAGCGCGGCCCAGCAGCAGGCAGCGGCTCAACAACAGGCAGCGCAGCAACAGGCGGCTCAGCAAGCGGCAGCTCAACAGCAGGCGGCTCAGCAAGCAGCAGCCCAGCAGCAAGCGCAGCAGGCTCCGGCGCAGCCTCAACCCGCGCAGCCGTCGTATGCACAGCAGCCGGCGCAGCATCCGGCATATTGCTCGACCTGCGGCACCGTCGAATCGATTTCGGCCGTCAAGCAGGAAGGTCACGGGACGGGGATCGGCGCGGTCGGGGGCGCGGTTGCGGGCGGTGTTGTCGGCAATCAGTTCGGACGCGGCGGCGGCCGCACCGCGATGACCCTGCTCGGCGCGCTGGGCGGCGGTCTCGCGGGCAATTCGGTCGAGAAGCATCTGCGCAGCGAAACCGATTATTCGGTGCACGTGCGAATGGAAAACGGCAAGACGCGCACGTTCACGTACAAGAACCCGCCGCCGTTCGCGCAGGGTCAGCGCGTGCATATTCAGAACGGGACGCTGGTCGCGGGTTGA
- the pssA gene encoding CDP-diacylglycerol--serine O-phosphatidyltransferase, which produces MAAFKPRRNRATATPPRAFRRNKAAQDVGAVETRRAKRQQFLRKRGIYLLPNAFTTAALFCGFFAVVQAMNVRFEIAAIAIFVAMVLDGMDGRVARMTHTQSAFGEQFDSLSDMVSFGVAPALVMYEWVLKDLGRWGWLAAFVYCSGAALRLARFNSNIGVVDKRYFQGLPSPAAAALIAGFVWLATDNRVPLKLVWLPWVAFALTIYAGVTMVSNAPFYSGKALDVRFRVPFAGVLLIVVAFVLVSSDPPVMLFCLFVLYGFSGYIWWGYLALRGRPNPARSLQREH; this is translated from the coding sequence ATGGCGGCATTCAAACCGCGCCGTAACCGCGCAACCGCGACGCCTCCGCGCGCGTTTCGTCGCAACAAGGCCGCGCAGGACGTCGGCGCCGTGGAGACGCGGCGCGCGAAACGGCAGCAGTTCCTGAGAAAGCGCGGCATCTATCTGCTGCCCAACGCGTTCACCACGGCCGCGCTGTTCTGCGGCTTCTTCGCCGTCGTCCAGGCGATGAACGTGCGCTTCGAGATCGCGGCCATCGCCATTTTCGTCGCGATGGTGCTCGATGGCATGGATGGCCGCGTCGCGCGCATGACGCATACGCAGAGCGCGTTTGGCGAGCAGTTCGATAGCCTCTCGGACATGGTGTCGTTCGGCGTCGCGCCCGCGCTCGTGATGTACGAATGGGTGCTGAAGGATCTCGGGCGCTGGGGCTGGCTCGCGGCGTTCGTCTATTGCTCGGGCGCGGCGCTGCGGCTCGCGCGTTTCAATTCGAACATCGGCGTGGTCGACAAGCGTTATTTCCAGGGCTTGCCATCGCCGGCAGCGGCGGCGTTGATCGCGGGCTTCGTGTGGCTCGCGACCGATAACCGCGTGCCGCTCAAGCTCGTGTGGCTGCCGTGGGTCGCGTTCGCGCTGACCATTTACGCGGGCGTGACGATGGTGTCGAACGCGCCGTTCTACAGCGGCAAGGCGCTCGATGTGCGCTTTCGCGTGCCGTTCGCGGGGGTGCTGCTGATCGTCGTGGCGTTCGTGCTGGTGTCGTCCGACCCGCCAGTCATGCTGTTCTGCCTGTTCGTGCTGTATGGCTTTTCGGGCTATATCTGGTGGGGCTATCTCGCGCTGCGGGGCAGGCCGAATCCTGCGCGCAGTTTGCAGCGGGAGCATTGA